CGAGCAGAACATCTTGCCCAACTCAGGTAGGcaacaggcagggctgggcagggggtggcacagggacctggGGGCTTGACACCCTTTTTACCCACAGAGCCGTCAGCTGACCTCATCATGAATGTCAGCCGGTGCCGGCGCCTCATCGTGGTGCTCTCAGTCGCGTACCTGGAGCTGGAGTGGTGCAACAGCAGCTTCAGGTaggagcacagcagctcccacaggagaggagaggggctGGCAGGTCCCTCACTGTCCTGTCACCCATTTGTCTCACAGGGAAGGGCTCtggaggctgctggagctttCCAGGAAACCCATCTTCATCGTCTTTGAGAGCCAGTACCGGGAGATCACTCACCCCGCCATCAACCTCCTGAAGCAGCACCGAAGTGCAGTGACCCTGCTGGTGTGGAGAGCCGGCTCCATGGTGAGTGCCGAGCAGGATCCTGACCCcccacccagagccccctttccctccccagcaccccaCAGTGCCAGCCTCCCTGCTGCCTTTTGGGGCTGCCCCATGGTGAGAGCTGCGCAGGAcccacccaccagcacccccttccattcccagctccccatTTTAGGTCAAcctccctgctgccctctggggctgtgccccgggCGCCAGTGCTAAAGAGCAGGTTGGGGCACTCGCCTTTTGGAGGACATTTAAAAACCCAACCAGAAGAGCCCCGGATCTGGGAGCTCACCCCCCAAACCTGCATGGTCAGGACCCCgtgacactccagggcctcCCCAGCCTCAGCTCCCCGAGCGGAGCTTTGGCCCGGGGCCACTCCGGCCATTTtggggccaggctgggagcCGGAGCCCTGGGGAGCGTTCCAGCAGGTCAGGCAGGTTTTTTCCGCCGGCGCGTGGGCACGGTGCCACGCCGGAGCACAGCCCTCACCTTGGCCGAGCTCCCGGCGCCGGGGAGAGCGAGCCGAGCCCCTGGAACCCTCTGAGGCCGTGCTCTGGTGGTCCGGCCCTGCTCATCCCCTCTGGGCTCCTGCAGACCCCATCATCGGACTTCTGGAAGGAGCTGTGCCTGGCCCTGCCACGCAAGGTGTCCTTCCCGGGCAGCGTGGGGGACCCGCAGACCCAGCTGCAGGAGGACAAGGACCCCATGCTGATCCTGCACAGCAGCTACCTGGACAACGCGGGAGACCTGGACCCGGACGGGGACCTGGGCACAGGTCCGTgtccctgctgcttctcccGAGGGGACAGATGCGTGCTGGAGGTCACTCCTGGGCTTTGCCTCCCACTCCTGTGGCGGCAGAGTGGGTCCAGCCCCTTCCCCCTCCACCTAAAcccatctccctgctcctgccaggcctCCGAGGGCGCGTCTTCGggagccccccgcccccccgccTCGGTGGGCGCGGCACTCCCGGGGATCCAGCATCCAGCGGGATGGAGGACGCGCAGCCGCGGGACGGGCAGCGCTCCGAGTTCGACGTCTCGGATCTGGGATCGCGCAACTACGGTGCCCGCACGGACTTCTACTGCCTGGTGACGGAGGATGACATCTGAGCAGGACCACGcgtgtcccccagccctgtggggacacatGGACCAGGTCAGGGCCGAGGAGCCCGGGAGTTGTGGTGGGATCAGagccacagctgtgctgggaaaacAGGAGCTGGCTCCAAAgtggaaaactggaaaaccaTCACCAGGAGCACCCTGCCTGTAATacctcagtgccacccctgggTGCCACCCAGGTGGCTGGGCCCTCTCCCTTGCCGTGGGTGGCAGGGACATTCTTCCTACATGATGGACAAGTACTGGAATGGGTGATGCTCTCCAAGGAACAAcgtgccccagccccagggagtgCCTGACAGGAGTGGTGGCAGCACCGTTGTCCCATATGGAAACCCCCGTGACAATAAAAGGCTGCTGCACCCACTGGGTCTGTCCGTgaaggggacacaggtgacacagggggggTGTCTCCTCACCACAGGCAGTGCTCTGGTCTGTCCTTCCCACTCCAGTGTCCCTGCCACACTAACTCTTGAGCCATGCCAGGCACAGAGCCTCACCCTGTGCTGGTGTCACAAGGACACTGTCCTCCCTCTCCCAGGTGCCATCCAAACACAGGTGCAGGTGGGCATCACTCAAGGCCTTTATTTCAGGGGTACACAGGGTGGGGGGGTTGTACACAGAGAGCTGCAGAGACAAACACCCGGTGACCGCGAGCCTGGTCCGTGCCGGTGCCGTTCACCGTGGGGGCCGCTCCAGCCCCTCCGCCCGCTCCCCCCATCCTCCCACCCCTCTACCTACTCTACATCGTGCCCCTCCCCGGGGTGCCCTGTGCCACCCAAGCGTGGGGGctccccagccccaaatccaccggCAGCCCAaagccacccccagcccacccatGTGTCCCGTCCCGGCCACCACTGtggcacagagagctttggaCCCGTCTGCACCCAGCaccagggacaccggggacatctCCCCACCCACGGGGCGACGCTGCTCAGCAAACACGACCCGGACGGCCCTGCCCGGATCCTGCTGCGccagcagggcccagccctggcagcagctggtgaGGAGCGACTCTGCCACAGTGGGACAGTCCCCACAGGGTGACAGATGGGCCTGAGGCCCTCCCAGGCTTCCTGCAGTGAGGACACAGGCAGCCCCATCAGACACAACCCCCTGGCCA
This window of the Anomalospiza imberbis isolate Cuckoo-Finch-1a 21T00152 chromosome 6, ASM3175350v1, whole genome shotgun sequence genome carries:
- the SIGIRR gene encoding single Ig IL-1-related receptor; this encodes MADLCSVPPEILVPAANETLDLVLGSRVELNCTVRWAGTKRCQPIPTWSKDGQWLSSGSSQDTVWSGQNSSEQLLASILQLNLTHDADFGVFACWVSNATATFTLRQAEAVGHVPAVLAALLVLVLLVLLAVLYVQCRLNVLLWYRDRYGELEINDGKLYDAYVSHATAPDDRKFIHFIMKPQLENRHGYKLFLDEQNILPNSEPSADLIMNVSRCRRLIVVLSVAYLELEWCNSSFREGLWRLLELSRKPIFIVFESQYREITHPAINLLKQHRSAVTLLVWRAGSMTPSSDFWKELCLALPRKVSFPGSVGDPQTQLQEDKDPMLILHSSYLDNAGDLDPDGDLGTGLRGRVFGSPPPPRLGGRGTPGDPASSGMEDAQPRDGQRSEFDVSDLGSRNYGARTDFYCLVTEDDI